gAACACACACCACGCATCATACATATACATGAAATATACAACATACATATCTACCGATTCAGGCCGTGATGTGCGAGCACGCCTTCTGCCGCGGATGCATTAACGAGTGGCTAACCCGCCAGCCCACTTGTCCGGTGGATCGCAATGCCCTGACAACTGCCAACTTGCGAGCAGTGCCTCGCATATTGCGCAACCTACTGTCCAGGTGAGAACCACCCAACGTCTCTTACTATCCACCCTTGTGACCCCTTACTAATCTTTGACCCCTGCCCACCAGACTGTCAATTACCTGTGACAATGCACCTTATGGCTGCACAGCTGTTCTAAAGCTAGACGCCTACAACTCCCATCTGGAGGAATGCATTCACAACCCGAAGCGACCATTTCCCTGCGAGAAGGGTTGCGGCTTTGACATACCCAAGGATGAGCTAAAGGACCACAACTGCGTGCGGGAGCTGCGCACTTTAATTGTCAAGCAGACTGAAAAGATGGGTGAGCTCAAATCGGAGCTCACCGACCAGCAGCTGACAATCAACGAACTGAAGCGTGAGCTGCAGCTATTCAAGGACTTTATGCGTGCCATGCGTGTCTCCAATCCTGCGATGCGGGCCATAGCCGACCAGATGGAGCGTGACGAGGTGATCCGCTGGAGTAGCACACTGCCGCGAGCCAGGGTTACGCGCTGGGGAGGAATGATCTCTACGCCCGACGATGCACTGCAGGTGAAGCCCGGAGtctacattttaaaaaaacttatattcacttttcatttcaaagCTCATGATCAAGCGCGCTTTGTCCGAGTCGGGTTGTCCGCCACACATCCTGGATAGTCTCATGGAGTTCTGCCACGAACGACGTTGGCCCCGAGGACTCAGTTCGCTAGAGACACGACAAACCAACCGCAGGATCTACGACAACTATGTGTGTCGACGCATTCCAGGTAATAAGCTAAAATCCTGAAGCTAGCAGGCTTTACCTTGAAATTTACTCATTCGCAGGCAAGCAAGCTGTGCTCGTTTTGAGCTGCGACAACCTCCACATGACTGAGGACGTCATGATCGATCCAGGTTTGGTCATGATCTTCGCCCATGGCATCGAGTAGGCCCTCCGCCGCTGATTAACCACTTATCATAGGTTAAATGCTAACTATATCGAACAGTGCTCAGTTTTGTTGATTCCTTAACTTAAGAATaagcattaaaaacaatattgtaaGGAAAAACTCGCAAAACAAACCATTCAAGCGCCTCATGACGACTTTCAAgttgtacaaaaaatatatattactttCGGTTCATTGTTTCTCCCCATTTAGTTAGTACGCAAATTCGTATACTTCATTAAATCGTTCGCATACCCAATATTATATGTTTGATTAAGCGATCTCAACAATTGTCCCTTCGTTATCGTTCACTTCATTCTCATTTTGATAGAAAGAAGGAAGCTGTGAGTGTCTTAATTCGCGTTTAAATTCTTATTGCACACCCTACTTAAAATTCTGAAATATTTGTCAATACTTTTAGAATAAATGTGAAACAAGTAATAAacagtttatttaaataatggaAAGATTTGCTCTTACgtcaaatttttttcaattatgaattaaaattttaattaaaaattgtaaaagaAATTCGTTTATTCATTATTGTGGGTACAGCAATATTCTTGCATATATTTAAGTAATctcaaattatttttgaaagtttttcTCTTAGATTAAAAATAGTTATACAACTGATTATTCCAATTAAACTGAAAGGGCAGACAAGCGTCTGCATTTGAAAATCCGACACAAATGTTCACTGGGATGCCCCCCACTTGCGAGCACCAACACATTGGAGAAATCTGGCCGCCTCCACTCTTGGGACCCGTAAAAGTTCTGGACAACATCTGTTTCCCGAAAAGGAAAtcgaaaagcaacaaaaaccagGCACCTCTCAGcgacaaaataaacaaaagaaaaccaaactaGTTCCTCCACGAGCTTTGAATGCAAACCGGTTTCGGCTTTTGTACAcccgttttgtttttttcctacATAATACAACATTATTCAAAGTTTGCATCTGTTACATGTGCCAAAAATCGTTTGATTATACAAGCCAGTTTtcgtattaattttttgttcgtATTTGCCGAAACATCTTGAATATTGATAGAAGCAATTAGCGCCATCAGACCAAAGGGGCAGCCCCCTGTGGCGATGGAAAGTGAGAGTTGATCGGCCGCTCGGCCAGGCTGAAATACATCCAGCAGTTGATGGCGAAGCGGCGCAGCCAACGGACGTGTCCAGCTGCGATCTCCAGAGGGAAACTAATCTAATCGAAGAACACGAAATGAATCTATCAATTCCGGTGCTATTTGTGGCCCTCATCTGTGTGGGAGCTGTATCGGCGTTTCCCCAACTGAGGCAGCGCAACGAGAAGCAGGTCCAAACAGGCGTTGAAGATTTGCGTGagttgatttttatgttttaagaCTCTCAAATCTTAGCAAAACTGTGTTCTAGCTTTTATTGGATTGTAAAATTTCCCCAATGCatttggaaaataatatttttctaatccaaaattttgtaatggttCACAAATATCTatctataaatttattcaaatatatgtacattcaaATAGTGCGAACAAAGAGTGAAATATTTGGTAAATTTATAGATTTCAGagaactttttaaataatactcTTGCGATTATTCGGATTCTTTTATTAGCTACAGCTCCAAGAATTggataatttataaaaattttcattttacagCTTCCAAGGGCGCCACTATCGAGGAAGTAGTGGTGGAATCAGCCTTGTACATAAAACCGAAGTCTAACCCACAGGTACGACGCGTCCGTTCGGTCCTCGATCAAATATCCGGAATCCACGCTACTCATAAGAGGGTGAAGCGTCAGTTTGGACGACAATTTGGTGGTCAGTATGCTGGAAACCCCGGATTCGGCGGAGGATTCGGTGGAGGGCCTGGTTTTGGAGGTGGTTTCGGCGGTAATCAGGATTTTGGAGGTAACCAAGGATTCGAAGGTAATCAGGGATTCGGTGGTAACCCAGGATTCAATGGTAATCCAGGATTCGGTGGTAATCCAGGCTTTGGTGGTAATTCAGGGCTCGGTGGAAAAGTTCAGGCAGGCACATCGGCCGGTGCTGGAGGAACCAAAGCGGGGGTTGATGTTGGAGCCGGACCAGACGGCggaaatgccaatgccaacgTCGAGTTAAATCCGCTTGGACCACTTGGACCCAGTGGTTACAACCAGGAGCAGGCCGCATCCAATGGAGCTGCCcacagcaactacaacaatgGACTCAATTCTGGATCCTCGGCCGCCATTGGCCAGGCTCAAGGCTTCCAGTCGCAGAGCACCAATGGATCATTCGGTGCCTCCTCGGCTAGTACGGCTACTCAGTCCCAGAACAGCAGCCCCTTCGGATCCAATAATGCGGCAGGTGCTTCGCTGAGTCAGGTGTACCACCTTCCCAATGGACAGACAATCAACTTTAGCTCCACGAACAGCTTCGCTAATGGAGGAGCCAATCATGGCAATAGCCATGGGTCGGCAGTGTCTGTCAGCCGTTAAAAGCAAAATCCAGCCTACAGGGAAAATACCTCCAAGTTAATCTATTGGTCAGCAATCCTATGTGCAAATGTCtaaaaaacccaaataaatatttatgattaaaTTAAAGATAACTTGGGATATTCTTTAAAATCTCAACGGTCTGATGACTACAATTCACTTACAAATCTGAATTGGACCCTAGGAATTGTAAAAGCTCACGAATTGGCATTGTTGACtatgaaatatttaccctTTTGGTATCAACCAAAGACATAACCacgtttttaatattttgtatttatttttttgttttgtacgGATCACTGAATAGAGTGGTACTCAGTGGTGCTCGTTTTTCCCCTCCTAAAGAAGTACAAGAAATTATTGCTACAATTGATGGGAGTAAATTGTAAAAtgattaattttcatttgtgcGGTCATGCTCAAATAATGATCCTTAAGAAAACTAATCTGACTCGCTTTCGCTCTCCGACTGGAAGTCACCCACTTCGATGGAAAACTTGTACTCCTGATCGCAACCCAAATAGGAATCGCTCATGTAGTACAGAGTGTAGTCGTGTTTTCCCGGGCTAGGTGCCACAAAGTCCAGCTTAAcctttgccttttgctgcAGCGTGAGCCGTTTGATGGAGAGCAGGGAGTTGGTCTTGGGATCACCTATAACGACCCACCATCCTTCTTCACGTTTCTGCGGGAAGAATGGGGCAATGACTGGGCCGGTAACCTCATCCTCACGTTCCAGTTGAACCACTACATTGACGGTTGATCCTGAGTTGATGCGATCTTTGTCCACCACTTCATAGTTGAGCTCAATGTTGGGGTACCGGTTGCAGAATCGAGCAACATCGGCCATTTGTAAATCGGAGAGCTGCAATAGGCGAGTGCGATCCTCATCCTCCAGTTCCATGATATCGAAAACGGTTTCGATTTTCTGAAATATAAAACGAAACGTGAGATAAGCCTAGAGAATAAAGTGTTGTTACTCTCACCTTTTCTGTGCACCGCTTGACAATTTCAGGACTAAAGTGCGGCAACTGCTTCAAATACGAATCCTTGCTCCACATGGCCTGCGTGACCATCTGAGCCAACTCCATGGCAGCCACAGCCGGCGAAAGCCAGCCATTTGAACTTAGCACATCTACGCAAGCCTGAATAAGACGAATGGCCTTGCTCAGTATTTGCTCCGTATCGCCTTGCAGTTCAGGTCCCAATTGCAGTCGTGAAAGATGAGCCTGAAGCAGCAAATTGGTCTTGATATGCGGATCATTGAATCTGAAATTACAATAGTAAGGTTCTTTTTCCAATTCTAGATATAGTGGTTTCTTACTTTGGAGCCGTTTCATTGGGTCCTGTGAGTTTGTTGGGCAGTCGCTGAGATAGCGTGCGTAGAACCTGCTCCTCATGATGTCTGACCACCACATCCTCGTACTCTGCTGCCGATGAAATAATTTCCAGCAGGCCACGAACTTTTGTCTTGCTATTAAGGGACAAACTGAAGAGCTCTGTGGAAAAATGATAGGGAAATGAAGATGACAATTGCTTCAACTTAAATCTACTGATTCATACCGATAGTTGTATAGTTAATGTAATAGTAAGCAGCAATCATGCCCAGATTGAGAGGCAGGGTGTCCATATCATCCTCGACGCTGATACACTTCGACTGTTCTAGATCGCTCAGCGTATTCTCCACCAACTCCGAAAGATGGTCGGAGAGATGGCGATGCGTGACGCCCTGCAGGTTGTAGTAATTGGGATTTTGGGTCAATCTTCTGTAGAGGAACGTCCAGGTGAGATAATCCACAGCATCCTGTTTGTTCTCAATCGTCTTGGTGACCACCTCGGCGTTAAAGTGATCGTGCATTCTATGATCCAAATGACTTTCGATGGGCAGCGGCTCGTTgatgaattttttaaagaagtCCTTTTTGCTGCTCTGGCACATCAGCACGCACTtggcatccgcatcctcgttGGGTCGATTGGCTCGACCAATCATCTGCAGCACGTCTGTAATGGGATAGTCCTCATACGAATGATTCTTGCCGTTGTAAAATTGCGTGTCCATGATGATCACCAAGTGAGCGGAGATGCTCATGCCCCAGCAAAGATCCCTGGAGACCACTGCTACTTGCACAGCGCCAGAGTCAAATAGCTGCTCCACCAGGCGATGATCTGAGGCGGATAGTCCCTCATGAAGATAAGCCACTCCTTGCGCCAGGGTCTCCTTCAAGGTTTTATCTGTCATTCTCTCAAGGAACGGCTTGATGTCCTCCTCCTCAGCATGGAAGAATCGATTGGGTTGCAAATCCGAGGCTGCGTAGGTCAGAACGTCAATTGCAGTGAGCCTGGCCTGCTTTCTGGACGAGACGAAAACAATCACCGGCTTGTGGGCGCTGTACTTGAGGATGGCATTGTAAACAGGCTTGGACATTGTGGCAATTCTGGTAGCGTTGTGGGTGACATTATAGCCTTGGATGTGCAGCTCCAACGGAATGGGACGCACGCTTGGGTGGAAATTGAATGTGGCATTGGGATTACAGCCCAGCCACTGGGCGACATCCCTGGCATCCGTTAGCGATGCAGACAACGCCACTATTCTGATCTGTTTCTCAATCTGTGAGCTAATGTATCTCATCCTAGAGCATACTATCTCCATAACAGGACCATCCTCTCCTCCCACCAGCTGCAGTTCGTCCACAATAAACAGGTTTACCAGTTGTACGTTCTTCCTCTGTTTCCATCTACGAGACAACACATCCCATTTATCCGCAGTAGTGATCACCAGCTGTCCCTTGGCTATAAGCTTAAGATCGGTTCCAGTTTCGCCGGTCAATTTAACCACTTTTATATCCAGCGATCCAAATTTGTTATGCCAATCTGCAAAAACTAAATCCGCCAAAGCCTCTTGCGAGACCAAATAGACACATCGGGCATCGGATTGAGTAGTGAACAAGCGCATGATGGCAAACTCCGCAATAGTCATCTTTCCGGATCCAGTTGGTGCTCCAACAAAGACATTTTCATCACTATTGTAGACTGCATTGAAGACTTGGGTCTGAATGGGATTGAATTGCGGGAAGCGTTGCGAATAAAACGATTCAAATTTCGGCTGCCGCAGTGCACTTATAGGAAGCGGTTGGAGATCCAACAGCTCCGTAGGTGGCATATTCTTCTCGGGCAGAATTAAGTGTCGGAAAGACACTGGTAATTGGGTCTCTGCTCCTATCCAGCGATCTGAGACAATGCGAAGGAAGTACTGCGGTGGCAGAGGTTCAAATACAGGCACAAAGAACTTTAGCTGGTGCTCATCTTGGGAATACTTCTGCTTTAGCAGGAAAAACTCATGATGGAGAATGAGTTCCGAGTCGACATCTTCAattaaaacccaaaaacctTCCGACTGGCCATGCACCTTTTCATCCCATTGGAAATCCGGTGTAATGGTGAGTTCCACTCTCAGGGTTCCCCTTGTTATAGGTTGAATGTGCGTGGAGAGCTCCAGTTTGGGGAACTGGTGCACAAACTTGTGGATAGTTTTTCCTAGCTTGGGCATTCTAATCAGCTCACCAAGTTCATGTGGCTCTAGATCGTAAAGCCTGCCCCAAGGGAAGTGTTTCTTCTCCAGTTTCTTGGCAATCTCATCGGGCATCTTCTTGAACTGTCTCAGAGGAGTCATAGATTGCCACATCCTTCTGTCAATCATCTTGCAGAGCGTCAACGTTTTGTCCGCCAATTGAGCCCATCCGCGGGTCAATACAATCTCAAAAATGGCTCTCATAAGACGGGCAGCAGATTGGGTAATGAACACCATATCCGACATCAATGCAAAGCCCTCCAGTTTCAACTGGGAGATATAAGCTTGCAACAAAACATTGACCTTGGCGCTGTGctcctcaatggactccttAATGGGAATGGGCACTCGTTCCATGAGCTTCTGCAGCTCCAATTTTTCCTCTTCTCTGACGGAAATATGACGGAATTCCGAGGATAGGGAAAATACGCGGAACAACTCGATCTCACTAAGAGTTTGCTTAAGCAGCTGGTTGTAagtcagcatggtttcatggGTTAGGTAATAGTGAGAGGCAATGCGACCCAGATCAGTCACCTGGAAGTGTCCCGTCTTTCGATCGTATTTAACAAGGCCACTCCGCTCCAGACAGCAAGCTGCGGTGTGCAGGAGATCAGCCCGATGCTGCTCCAACAGAGGATCAGCCTTAATGGCATCGTGGGAAACTCCGTATAACGTGGGATTCCTCAGCATTCTAATGTACAGATAAGTGTAGCCCAACCAGTTAACTGCATCTTGGAGATGTTGGACCGTTCCTAGAACAATCTCTGCATTCAGCATGTCAGGAAGCTTGGAGATGAATTGGGACTCAATCGGCAACTGCTGGTTGAGCAAGGAGAGATAGAACTGCAACTCACTGTGATTGGTTATAAGAATACCCTCACCCTTGGTGTCATACTGCGGTCTTCCAGCACGACCCAACATCTGTAGAACATCCAAGGCACTCAGCTCCACCCAACGTCCTTTTTCCGGATTGTACACCTGCGTGCCCTTGATGATTACAGTGTGGGCAGGCAGATTCACACCCCAAGCTAGAGTGGCGGTGGAAACCAAAACTTGAATGTGCCGATCAGCGAATAGATCTTCCACCAAAGTACGATCGACGCGGGTCATTCCAGCATGATGAATGGCGAAGCCGTAGGGCAATAACTCCTTTAGCTCTGTGTTCTTTACTTGCTCGGCTTCAGTACGCAGCACTTCCATGCTTGCTGACCCCTCCTTTAGAAAGCTACCAAGGGTATCTTGCTCCAGGCACATGTCTCTCACGGCTCTAGCCGTTTTTCCAGTCTCCTTGCGCGAGTGTACGAAAACCAGGACCTGATTACGCCCAGCATGCTCCATGGTCTTTTCATAAACAATCTCGTTCATCACCTGGAACCGCTTTAGGGCCTTCTTCTCCGTCACACCGATATACTGCTGCTCCAGGGACACAGGCCGATAGCTGTTATCAAAGTAGAACAGGCCCTTATCGGGTTTTACGCGTAAGAAGGTGGCCACGTCCTGATAGTTGGGCAGTGTGGCAGATAAGCCCACCAAACGCACCTCCTCCTGGGTAGTTTCAATATTCCTTATCGTACGTGCCACCAGGGCCTCAAGCACCGGACCACGCTCGTCGTGGAGCAAGTGAATCTCATCGATGATTACCAATCGCACTAAGCTCACAAAGGTACGCTCTCCTCCCTTTCGAGTGATGATGTCCCATTTCTCTGGTGTGCACACAATCACCTGAGTGGCGGCAATCTGTTCCCTGGTCAGCTGGTGATCTCCAGTCAACTCGGAGACCGTCAGATTGTAGCAAGCAAGGCGTCGTCCAAAATTGCCGACCATTTCCTGCACCAGAGATTTCATGGGAGCCACGTAGATGATTTTGAAATCCTGAGCATTGATGGTGCCATCCTCGTTGATGTGCTTTCCAATCTCCCGCATCATGGTTAGCAAGGCCACATTAGTTTTACCAGCTCCAGTAGGGGCGCACAGCAGCATATTCTCATCACTGTCCAGTGCGGCCTTGTACAAACGACTTTGGATACGATTAAGGGTCTTGAAACCCTCGAACACAGGCTGCACATATTTCGGGAGCTTGTCCACAGGCTGAAGTTCCTCATTGGCATCAAATGGTACGGGTTTTAGCGCAGGCACGTGCACCTCCTCGTAGCCTTTTCGTTGTTTCCTGTAGGAACCGTCGGGCAGCTGGCAGCGCTTGTTTGCCATAAAGTGGGATCCTTGAGTGAATGCCATCTCTTCCAACTCGAGTAGCTGTCGCACACCAGCCACCTGACCGGCAGCCGCCGCTCCACCATCCTCTGCATCTCCTTTTCCACGCTTACTTCCCCGTGCTTCGCCCTCGTCCTGATCCTCAGACTTTCCCGTATCCAATTGACGAAGGATTTTGGCTAACGCAGAATTTCCGCGCATCTTCTCGCGAATTCTTTGCCGCTCACTGTCTGTTTGAGCCGAGGCCAGCATGGTGCAGTAGAGTACCATCTGCCGGTTAAGCTTCAATTGCTTAATGAAGTCAAAGCAATCGTAGCCCAGCAAAAGCACCAATTGATTTTCGCAATCGCGATCGTCGGCGGCATCTTTCAGGATCTTCAGCACGTCGGCAGCTTTGCTTTGCGACACCATGGCATCCTTATAGAATTTGCTCAGACAACGCTGCAACCAATACGCATCTATGTCCAGAGGATGCAAGGAGCGCTCTTTCTTTACATTATTGGCGGCTTCCTCGTTGGCCAACTGGAAAAGGATACACGAATTATAAATAGGAATCGAAATTTTAACTACATTACTCACATTTTCTGCATGCAGGGTGTGATCGATGCGGGCCTCCTCCCCTTCATCCTGGGCATCATCATCGCGAATCTCACCatacatatcgttgtcgctCTCCTCCTCGGATTCCTCAAACTGGACATTGATGCCGTAGGTTTCATCGATCTGCTCCTCGTTGTTGGGAGCAGCAGTCAAAGCATTCACGGCATCGCTGCCAAAGTCTGTGATTTTTTTGCCCAGGTTAACTAACAGGGCAAATCGCTCATCAGTAACTGCGCCCAGCAAGCTGTCCACATCCCTCTTTCGCTCCCGATCTTTTAAGCGATCGTTCTTGAGGACAGCCAGAATCTCATCAGCGGCACCGCACAGGATATCCCTAGGCTGATCCCCCAGAGCCTCCTGGATGAAGCTGAGCAGGACCTCGTAGGTCTGTCGGGTTTCTTGGGTCTTGGGCCGATACACAATGCCCACCATCTCATCGATGCCCTCGGAGAGCAGGGTAGCTCCCTTCATCCGCTCGAAGTCATACTGGGCCTCGTCTCGCTTCTGGCGTTTCACCTTGCGCTCCTCCGTTTTTTCCGGCTTCGTCCGCTGGTACCGATCTCCCATTCTAGTTCCGTCCAGCTTTCCCACCAAGGAGCACACCTCGCCAGTGGCCTCATCGCGCCGCGGGCGTTCGATGAGTCGGACATCGGCTTGCAGCACAAGATTGGAGTTCTGAAATATGGAAAACGCATTTTACGTGTTTGTGAAATTCGGTTCAGACGCCGCATGGAATGGGAAAGTTTTTCCGAGCGGGAATTTGCAATTACCGCCTTGTACTCGTACTGCAGCTGACGTGCTGCGGCATCCGCCATGACTGTTTAGTGGTTTTCACGGGTATTTTGCACTTAAATTAACCTATTTTACAACTTTTTGCAGAA
This genomic interval from Drosophila teissieri strain GT53w chromosome 3L, Prin_Dtei_1.1, whole genome shotgun sequence contains the following:
- the LOC122617225 gene encoding ATP-dependent RNA helicase glh-2 isoform X1; translated protein: MNLSIPVLFVALICVGAVSAFPQLRQRNEKQVQTGVEDLPSKGATIEEVVVESALYIKPKSNPQVRRVRSVLDQISGIHATHKRVKRQFGRQFGGQYAGNPGFGGGFGGGPGFGGGFGGNQDFGGNQGFEGNQGFGGNPGFNGNPGFGGNPGFGGNSGLGGKVQAGTSAGAGGTKAGVDVGAGPDGGNANANVELNPLGPLGPSGYNQEQAASNGAAHSNYNNGLNSGSSAAIGQAQGFQSQSTNGSFGASSASTATQSQNSSPFGSNNAAGASLSQVYHLPNGQTINFSSTNSFANGGANHGNSHGSAVSVSR
- the LOC122617225 gene encoding keratin, type I cytoskeletal 9 isoform X2, with translation MNLSIPVLFVALICVGAVSAFPQLRQRNEKQVQTGVEDLPSKGATIEEVVVESALYIKPKSNPQVRRVRSVLDQISGIHATHKRVKRQFGRQFGGQYAGNPGFGGGFGGGPGFGGGFGGNQDFGGNQGFEGLGGKVQAGTSAGAGGTKAGVDVGAGPDGGNANANVELNPLGPLGPSGYNQEQAASNGAAHSNYNNGLNSGSSAAIGQAQGFQSQSTNGSFGASSASTATQSQNSSPFGSNNAAGASLSQVYHLPNGQTINFSSTNSFANGGANHGNSHGSAVSVSR
- the LOC122617188 gene encoding E3 ubiquitin-protein ligase NRDP1 encodes the protein MGYDVNRFQGEVDEELTCPICSGVLEDPLQAVMCEHAFCRGCINEWLTRQPTCPVDRNALTTANLRAVPRILRNLLSRLSITCDNAPYGCTAVLKLDAYNSHLEECIHNPKRPFPCEKGCGFDIPKDELKDHNCVRELRTLIVKQTEKMGELKSELTDQQLTINELKRELQLFKDFMRAMRVSNPAMRAIADQMERDEVIRWSSTLPRARVTRWGGMISTPDDALQLMIKRALSESGCPPHILDSLMEFCHERRWPRGLSSLETRQTNRRIYDNYVCRRIPGKQAVLVLSCDNLHMTEDVMIDPGLVMIFAHGIE
- the LOC122616362 gene encoding putative U5 small nuclear ribonucleoprotein 200 kDa helicase — protein: MADAAARQLQYEYKANSNLVLQADVRLIERPRRDEATGEVCSLVGKLDGTRMGDRYQRTKPEKTEERKVKRQKRDEAQYDFERMKGATLLSEGIDEMVGIVYRPKTQETRQTYEVLLSFIQEALGDQPRDILCGAADEILAVLKNDRLKDRERKRDVDSLLGAVTDERFALLVNLGKKITDFGSDAVNALTAAPNNEEQIDETYGINVQFEESEEESDNDMYGEIRDDDAQDEGEEARIDHTLHAENLANEEAANNVKKERSLHPLDIDAYWLQRCLSKFYKDAMVSQSKAADVLKILKDAADDRDCENQLVLLLGYDCFDFIKQLKLNRQMVLYCTMLASAQTDSERQRIREKMRGNSALAKILRQLDTGKSEDQDEGEARGSKRGKGDAEDGGAAAAGQVAGVRQLLELEEMAFTQGSHFMANKRCQLPDGSYRKQRKGYEEVHVPALKPVPFDANEELQPVDKLPKYVQPVFEGFKTLNRIQSRLYKAALDSDENMLLCAPTGAGKTNVALLTMMREIGKHINEDGTINAQDFKIIYVAPMKSLVQEMVGNFGRRLACYNLTVSELTGDHQLTREQIAATQVIVCTPEKWDIITRKGGERTFVSLVRLVIIDEIHLLHDERGPVLEALVARTIRNIETTQEEVRLVGLSATLPNYQDVATFLRVKPDKGLFYFDNSYRPVSLEQQYIGVTEKKALKRFQVMNEIVYEKTMEHAGRNQVLVFVHSRKETGKTARAVRDMCLEQDTLGSFLKEGSASMEVLRTEAEQVKNTELKELLPYGFAIHHAGMTRVDRTLVEDLFADRHIQVLVSTATLAWGVNLPAHTVIIKGTQVYNPEKGRWVELSALDVLQMLGRAGRPQYDTKGEGILITNHSELQFYLSLLNQQLPIESQFISKLPDMLNAEIVLGTVQHLQDAVNWLGYTYLYIRMLRNPTLYGVSHDAIKADPLLEQHRADLLHTAACCLERSGLVKYDRKTGHFQVTDLGRIASHYYLTHETMLTYNQLLKQTLSEIELFRVFSLSSEFRHISVREEEKLELQKLMERVPIPIKESIEEHSAKVNVLLQAYISQLKLEGFALMSDMVFITQSAARLMRAIFEIVLTRGWAQLADKTLTLCKMIDRRMWQSMTPLRQFKKMPDEIAKKLEKKHFPWGRLYDLEPHELGELIRMPKLGKTIHKFVHQFPKLELSTHIQPITRGTLRVELTITPDFQWDEKVHGQSEGFWVLIEDVDSELILHHEFFLLKQKYSQDEHQLKFFVPVFEPLPPQYFLRIVSDRWIGAETQLPVSFRHLILPEKNMPPTELLDLQPLPISALRQPKFESFYSQRFPQFNPIQTQVFNAVYNSDENVFVGAPTGSGKMTIAEFAIMRLFTTQSDARCVYLVSQEALADLVFADWHNKFGSLDIKVVKLTGETGTDLKLIAKGQLVITTADKWDVLSRRWKQRKNVQLVNLFIVDELQLVGGEDGPVMEIVCSRMRYISSQIEKQIRIVALSASLTDARDVAQWLGCNPNATFNFHPSVRPIPLELHIQGYNVTHNATRIATMSKPVYNAILKYSAHKPVIVFVSSRKQARLTAIDVLTYAASDLQPNRFFHAEEEDIKPFLERMTDKTLKETLAQGVAYLHEGLSASDHRLVEQLFDSGAVQVAVVSRDLCWGMSISAHLVIIMDTQFYNGKNHSYEDYPITDVLQMIGRANRPNEDADAKCVLMCQSSKKDFFKKFINEPLPIESHLDHRMHDHFNAEVVTKTIENKQDAVDYLTWTFLYRRLTQNPNYYNLQGVTHRHLSDHLSELVENTLSDLEQSKCISVEDDMDTLPLNLGMIAAYYYINYTTIELFSLSLNSKTKVRGLLEIISSAAEYEDVVVRHHEEQVLRTLSQRLPNKLTGPNETAPKFNDPHIKTNLLLQAHLSRLQLGPELQGDTEQILSKAIRLIQACVDVLSSNGWLSPAVAAMELAQMVTQAMWSKDSYLKQLPHFSPEIVKRCTEKKIETVFDIMELEDEDRTRLLQLSDLQMADVARFCNRYPNIELNYEVVDKDRINSGSTVNVVVQLEREDEVTGPVIAPFFPQKREEGWWVVIGDPKTNSLLSIKRLTLQQKAKVKLDFVAPSPGKHDYTLYYMSDSYLGCDQEYKFSIEVGDFQSESESESD